The following are from one region of the Channa argus isolate prfri chromosome 6, Channa argus male v1.0, whole genome shotgun sequence genome:
- the LOC137129438 gene encoding olfactory receptor 11A1-like, which produces MMINSTDVTFFIFAAYFDSGMLKYFYFLMVLSLYIFIVGINLLLIVVISRNRSLHEPMYIFLCSLFVNGLYGSTGLFPSLLVQILSDVHTVSPTVCFLQMYCLHTYLAVEFLTLTIMSYDRYIAICYPLQYNTRMTADKIATLIAATWLYPLLACIVIIYLNSHSELCGNTIYKVYCDSHSVVKLACSNGYIANMYGLFASFGTISFALVFISYTYLKIVQVCFSGSKQTKQKAVSTCTPHLASLLNFSFGCFFEMLQSRFNMNNVPNMLRIFLSLYFITFQPLFNPVLYGLQMSKIRSICKNLVFGKI; this is translated from the coding sequence ATGATGATAAACTCTAcagatgttacattttttatatttgcagcaTATTTTGACAGTGGaatgttaaagtatttttatttcctgatGGTCCTGtctctttatatttttattgttggcATAAATCTTCTGCTCATTGTGGTTATCTCAAGGAACAGAAGTTTACATGAacctatgtacatttttctgtgcagcCTGTTTGTAAATGGATTGTATGGTAGTACAGGGTTGTTTCCCTCCCTTCTAGTTCAGATCCTCTCTGACGTTCACACAGTTTCTcctacagtttgttttctgcagatgTATTGTCTACACACATATCTGGCTGTGGAATTTTTAACGTTAACTATCATGTCTTATGACAGGTATATTGCTATCTGTTACCCCCTGCAATATAATACACGTATGACAGCTGACAAGATTGCCACACTCATTGCTGCAACATGGTTATATCCTCTCCTTGCATGTATtgttataatatatttaaattctcACTCAGAACTGTGTGGAAACACCATTTACAAAGTTTACTGTGATAGCCACTCTGTTGTCAAGCTTGCATGTTCAAATGGGTATATAGCAAACATGTATGGGCTTTTTGCATCTTTTGGGACAATCTCATTTGcgttagtttttatttcttatacCTATTTGAAAATTGTCCAAGTTTGTTTCTCTGGGtccaaacaaactaaacagaaagCTGTCAGTACCTGCACACCTCACCTGGCATCCCTGCTGAACTTCtcttttggttgtttctttgaaatgttACAGAGCAGATTTAACATGAACAATGTCCCCAACATGCTAcgcatttttttgtcattgtattttatCACTTTCCAGCCGCTCTTTAACCCTGTATTATATGGACTTCAAATGTCTAAAATACGCAGCATATGTAAAAACCTTGTTTTcggtaaaatataa